CTAAAAGTTCAGGCTGGTAAACCAGGACATATAGTACTTTTTCATTTTCATGCAGAAGCTCACAGCAACAGCTAAATCTTGCTGCCTCCGCTACTAATGTGCGAAAAAAAATTTCTTCCTTCTCTATATACCTTTTCTGAAAAGTAACCAAGCTTGATGGTTTGTGCTTAAACAATGTGGGCATACAACTATTGGCAAACGTAAAGATTATATAAGATAGCATCTTATCTTCCCTCATGTTGAATATATCCTCACTCATAATAAACTCCTATCTCTGCGCTCTACTGCTCCTAGCACTTGCACACGTGTTAATCAGGCTGTTAAAAAAACAAAATACTGGAAATACAGGTAATAAATAATTATACTGCTTACATATACTTGCTTGTCAATTTTGATTCTCATTCTCATTTATTACTTTTATCATATTTTAGAAATCCTTATTTGTCAATATAATTTTTGAGAACAATTATCATTTATCGAATCTTGCGTTATTAGTTTTTGCAAAAATAATAGAAATAAACCCCAACTTATAATTAATTTAAGCTGGGGTCTTTTTCCAATTTCACTTTATCGAATTTATCTTTACCTATATGACAGTAGCCACCCGGATTTTTATCTAAATAGCTTTGATGGTACTCTTCAGCCGTATAGTAATTATCTAATGGAGATACTTCTATGGCTATGGGGGCTTCATAATGCTTTTGAAGCTCTTTTATAGAGGCTTCAATTACTGGTAAGTCCTCTTTATCAACATAATAGATACCTGTTCTGTACTGAGTTCCTTTATCCGGTCCCTGTTTGTTTACGGAAGTCGGATCGATAACCCGATAATACAAATCCAGAAGAAAAGAGAGACTAATTACATTCGTGTTAT
The nucleotide sequence above comes from Anaerocolumna cellulosilytica. Encoded proteins:
- the msrA gene encoding peptide-methionine (S)-S-oxide reductase MsrA, producing MNISDNNEKTIYLAGGCFWGTEKYFACIQGVSETGVGYANGRTQNPSYEEVCRHDTGHAETVKVVYNTNVISLSFLLDLYYRVIDPTSVNKQGPDKGTQYRTGIYYVDKEDLPVIEASIKELQKHYEAPIAIEVSPLDNYYTAEEYHQSYLDKNPGGYCHIGKDKFDKVKLEKDPSLN